A region of the Stieleria neptunia genome:
ATCCTTGGCACCGTGATCGCCGGCTCGGCCAGCGTTCGCTATCACGGTGCGGAAGACGTGGCACGCGTCGCCTGGCTCCCCGGTGCGTTGTTTGTCGGCACCGCGATCCTCGGATTCGTCGCCAGCTTGCTGATCACCCGTCTGCAACCCGGGCAGCGTGACCTGAACATCAACTACAACCCGTTTGTGATCTACGTCGATACGATCAAAAAGATGGGCCGCACACGGTTGCTGACCGTGATGATGGCCTGGGGCTACTTTTACCTACTCGCCGGATTGGCCCTGTCGACATTGTTTCGCTATCCCGAAGTCCTCAGCGTGGGCGACGACGAAGCCAGCGTGCTGATGGGCGTGCTGGGCATTGCGATCGGTCTTGGCTGTGCCATCGCGGGATTCATCTCCGGCGACCGGATCGAACCCCGACTGACAACGATCGGCGCCGCAGGCCTGGTGATCTTCTTTTTCTTGCTGGCCGCCGTCCCGCCCTGGATGCCCGACGCGCGCCCGATGATCCGCGTCGCGCTCAGCAACGTTGCGTTCTTCATCTTCTTTGCCGGCTTCTTCGCCGGGTTTTACATCATCCCGCTCCAGGCCCTGCTGCAGAAACTTTCACCGGATGATGAACGCGGTCAATTCCTGGGGACCGCCAACGCCGTCTCCTTCGCCTTCATGACGGTCGCGGGCTTGCTGTACTGGGCCGTCATGTCGACGCCGGCGTTCAACAATCGCCCCCAACGCATGTTCTACGTCTCCAGCGGCCTGATGCTCGCCGGCTCGCTGTTCTTCCTCTGGAAGCTGCGCGGCACCGGCATCCTGATCGGATCCAAACCGAACGATCAACCGGACGGTTAGCCCGGTAGGTCACGCTGTGCGTGACGTCTGCGCGGTAGGTCACGCTGTGCGTGACACCTGCGCGGTAGGTCACGCTGTGCGTGACGTCTGCCCGGTAGGTCACGCTGTGCGTGACACCTGGCATGCACAGCATGCCCTACGGCAACTGAAGTACCTCATCGTAGGCCGCCCGCCACTGCAGACAGCCGACGCTGCCGACGGCAAAATCGCGACAAACCTGTGGCCGATGCTGATGATGGCGACACTGCTTGGTTTCCAGGTCCAACCAGGTGCACGGCCCGTCGAGCGCCCCATCGGTCGGCGCGACATGCTCGGTCATTTGCTGCAAGATTTCATCACGCAACGGTGACGGCATGGCGACCCAACGCGCCAAATCGGCCCGCGCGACCTGTGACAAAGACGCCACATCAATGGCCTGAACGTCGGCCAGTTGATGCACCGTCAAATTGAATGCGGGAAACCCCATGTGCAAACAGCACACGCCGCAACCTTCGCAATCGACGACCGGTAATTCACTCACTCGGCGACCGGAAGCCCGACCAATTGCTTGTCCTTGGCCATCTTGCGAATGTCCTCGGTGATCTTCATCGAGCAATACTTGGGTCCGCACATGCTGCAAAAGTGAGCGCTTTTGAAGGTGTCTTGCGGCAGCGTTTCGTCGTGGTACCGCTGCGCCGTTTCGGGGTCCAGCGAAAGGCGGAATTGTTCATTCCAATCGAATTCGAAGCGCGCCTTGCTCAACGCATCGTCACGATCTTGCGCCCCTTTGCGGCCGCGTGCCACGTCGGCGGCATGGGCGGAGATTTTGTAGGCGATCACGCCCTGTTTGACGTCTTCTTCGTTGGGCAACCCGAGGTGTTCCTTGGGCGTCACATAGCACAACATCGCCGCCCCGTGCCAACCCGCCATCGCAGCACCGATCGCGCTGGTGATGTGGTCGTAGCCGGGTGCGATGTCGGTCACCAACGGCCCCAACACATAGAACGGCGCGCCTTCACAAAGCTCCGCCTGTTTTTCCATGTTCATTTGAATCTGATGCATCGGCACGTGCCCCGGTCCTTCGACCATCACTTGCGTGCCGTTCTTTTTACCGCGTTTGGTCAGCTCACCCAGCACTTCCAGTTCCGCGAACTGGGCATCATCGGACGCATCGGCGATCGAACCGGGTCGCAATCCATCCCCCAAGGACCACGTGACGTCATACTCACGCATGATGTCACACAGATCATCAAAGGCATCGTAAAGCGGGTTTTGTTTGTTGTGCGACATCATCCATTTGGCGATCAAGGAACCGCCACGACTGACGATGCCGGTCACCCGATTGATGCTCAGGTGCAAATGCTCCAGCTTCACGCCACAGTGAATCGTCATGTAGTCGACACCCTGCTTGGCCTGGTGCTCGACCATGTCCAAGAAGTGCTGGGCATTC
Encoded here:
- a CDS encoding MFS transporter, translated to MKEPSDKLFNAGFLGLMVAQFFGAMNDNLLKVILAFAVVRGVWEGRLGDGGEGIVSVCFTLPFLLLSGFAGQIADRYSKRTVTLWVKIAEIPIALLAGIGFYFENLYLALLALVALTCQSSFFGPAKYGMIPELVSDKNLSRANGSINMMTNIAVILGTVIAGSASVRYHGAEDVARVAWLPGALFVGTAILGFVASLLITRLQPGQRDLNINYNPFVIYVDTIKKMGRTRLLTVMMAWGYFYLLAGLALSTLFRYPEVLSVGDDEASVLMGVLGIAIGLGCAIAGFISGDRIEPRLTTIGAAGLVIFFFLLAAVPPWMPDARPMIRVALSNVAFFIFFAGFFAGFYIIPLQALLQKLSPDDERGQFLGTANAVSFAFMTVAGLLYWAVMSTPAFNNRPQRMFYVSSGLMLAGSLFFLWKLRGTGILIGSKPNDQPDG
- a CDS encoding YkgJ family cysteine cluster protein; amino-acid sequence: MSELPVVDCEGCGVCCLHMGFPAFNLTVHQLADVQAIDVASLSQVARADLARWVAMPSPLRDEILQQMTEHVAPTDGALDGPCTWLDLETKQCRHHQHRPQVCRDFAVGSVGCLQWRAAYDEVLQLP
- the thiC gene encoding phosphomethylpyrimidine synthase ThiC produces the protein MVRAYNRASNSELFTARARDNRSKSMSKTQILAAQAGEITPEMEFCAKREDLAVELIRDEVAAGRMVIPANKVHAAGALEPMCIGVAAKCKINANIGNSAVTSNAGEELEKLHTAVHFGADTVMDLSTGKDIDNIRRQIIEKSPVPIGTVPIYQMLEELGGNIEDMNAQHFLDMVEHQAKQGVDYMTIHCGVKLEHLHLSINRVTGIVSRGGSLIAKWMMSHNKQNPLYDAFDDLCDIMREYDVTWSLGDGLRPGSIADASDDAQFAELEVLGELTKRGKKNGTQVMVEGPGHVPMHQIQMNMEKQAELCEGAPFYVLGPLVTDIAPGYDHITSAIGAAMAGWHGAAMLCYVTPKEHLGLPNEEDVKQGVIAYKISAHAADVARGRKGAQDRDDALSKARFEFDWNEQFRLSLDPETAQRYHDETLPQDTFKSAHFCSMCGPKYCSMKITEDIRKMAKDKQLVGLPVAE